In one window of Gossypium hirsutum isolate 1008001.06 chromosome A01, Gossypium_hirsutum_v2.1, whole genome shotgun sequence DNA:
- the LOC121207541 gene encoding receptor-like protein 9DC1, which produces MGKFIWLCQIRSVLFVLFFLSVVDCSLSLSSSSINPTPSCLPEDTSALLQFKNTMSIDDSAFFSYCYPKTNSWNESTNCCSWEGVTCEKATGQVISLDLSCSKLVGSLSPNTNLVRLRGLKRLDLSLNNFSASSIPSGLNQLVSLTHLNLSGSYLSGSVPSDISSLSKLISLDLSRNERLEFDRHSFDMLTRNLSKLENLLLRSVDMSDVAPTSFMNLTSLKCLSLGLCGLQGDFPSEIFQLGYLEYVDLSVNSLTGYLPKSNWSSPLKFFDLSSNYFRGSIPSSLGNLTKITHLGFYSNKLEGEIPDVFGNLNKLTTLDFSFCNFSGQLPPSMFNLTQLTSLHLSSNRLQGPLPIHVTGFQNLKDFSLTDNLLTGGVPSWPFTLPSLEYLQLSNNSLTGPFNQIQKPNSIQVVDLADNDIHGEIPSSFFGLSKLTRLDLSSNNLSGVIR; this is translated from the coding sequence ATGGGAAAGTTTATATGGTTGTGTCAAATCCGTAGTGTCCTCTTTGTGCTGTTCTTTCTTTCCGTAGTTGATTGTTCTCTGAGTTTGTCTTCCTCTTCTATTAATCCAACTCCTTCATGTTTACCAGAAGACACTTCAGCCTTGCTTCAATTCAAGAACACTATGTCCATTGATGATTCTGCTTTTTTTTCCTACTGTTATCCCAAGACAAACTCCTGGAATGAAAGCACCAACTGTTGCTCATGGGAGGGTGTCACTTGTGAAAAGGCAACAGGTCAGGTGATTAGCCTCGACCTTAGTTGCTCTAAGCTTGTTGGCTCCCTTTCCCCAAACACCAACCTTGTTCGCCTTCGAGGACTCAAACGACTTGACCTCTCTTTGAACAATTTCAGTGCTTCTTCGATTCCGTCTGGGCTTAATCAGTTAGTAAGTCTGACACATCTTAATCTTTCTGGTTCTTACCTCAGTGGTTCAGTTCCATCAGATATATCTTCGCTATCAAAACTGATTTCACTTGACCTTTCTAGAAATGAAAGATTGGAATTTGACAGGCACAGTTTTGACATGCTTACGCGCAACTTATCTAAATTAGAAAATCTTTTACTTCGCTCGGTAGATATGTCTGATGTTGCACCTACATCGTTCATGAACTTGACTTCTTTAAAGTGTTTGAGTCTCGGGTTGTGTGGTTTACAGGGGGATTTCCCTAGTGAAATATTCCAGCTTGGGTACCTAGAGTATGTTGATCTCAGTGTGAACTCTTTAACAGGTTATCTCCCTAAGTCCAATTGGAGTAGTCCCCTCAAATTCTTTGACCTTTCCAGTAATTATTTCAGAGGGTCAATTCCTTCTTCACTTGGTAACCTCACAAAAATCACCCATCTTGGTTTTTATTCTAACAAATTAGAGGGAGAAATTCCAGATGTCTTTGGAAACCTTAACAAACTTACTACTTTGGATTTCTCTTTTTGTAATTTTAGCGGTCAACTTCCCCCATCGATGTTCAACCTCACACAACTTACTTCTTTGCACTTGTCATCCAATAGGCTACAAGGTCCTCTTCCAATTCATGTAACAGGATTTCAGAATTTGAAGGACTTCAGTTTAACTGATAACTTACTAACAGGAGGAGTTCCATCTTGGCCTTTTACTTTGCCATCTTTAGAATACTTACAGCTCAGTAATAACAGTCTCACAGGTccattcaatcaaattcaaaagCCCAATTCAATTCAAGTGGTTGATTTGGCGGATAATGACATCCATGGTGAAATACCAAGTTCTTTCTTTGGTCTTTCAAAGCTTACCCGACTTGATCTTTCATCAAACAACTTGAGTGGAGTCATTAGGTGA
- the LOC107917688 gene encoding receptor-like protein 19, whose protein sequence is MLSQLESLETLDLSTNNFSGVINLDVPSNLKNLTEVNLSNNKLRQFPSFLQSAKSLSSLDLSNNKIQGSIFKWESEGWEQLIYLNLSSNSMTSLEQLPGKNILTLDLSSNLLQGPLPAPPPSLQKFLISDNNLTGEIPPSICNLTSLDILDLSKNYFGGIIPSCLGNFSSGISIINLQKNNLSGKIPDFCVELSSLTTLALNENKLEGLLPRSFVNCTGLRFLNLANNTLYDLFPYRLSVLPVLQVLILRSNRFYGRLDYSVATSIFLNLQILDLSKNEFTGPFPKKFFQSFKRMKLVAASQPRHIGGVYCVRVYCRPGDETSHNYKKFVKVTMKRLEIELDLDKSLTDFTLIDFSNNQFNGRIPEALGELHALLVLNLSHNSLNDTLPPSLANMAALESLDLSSNKLGGRIPSELTKLTFLAVLNLSQNNFFGPIPVGYQFNTFDIDSYAGNLDLCGFPLSKKCGSEEERKPQTPKLVEDEDSAIPFIWKVVMMGYSCGVVLGLSTGYIVFTTGRPWWLVRMVERDWQRNFTRWVRRIGIKRN, encoded by the coding sequence ATGCTTTCACAGCTAGAGAGTCTTGAAACACTCGATCTTTCGACAAATAATTTTAGTGGTGTTATCAACTTAGATGTGCCATCAAATTTGAAGAATCTCACTGAAGTTAATCTTTCCAATAACAAGTTAAGGCAATTCCCGAGTTTCTTGCAGTCTGCGAAAAGCTTGAGCAGTCTTGATCTTTCCAATAACAAAATTCAGGGTTCAATTTTCAAATGGGAATCAGAAGGTTGGGAacaattgatttatttaaatCTTTCAAGCAATTCAATGACGAGTTTAGAGCAACTTCCAGGGAAGAATATTCTTACCCTTGATCTTAGTTCCAACCTACTCCAAGGTCCTCTTCCAGCTCCGCCACCTTCATTGCAAAAGTTCCTGATTTCAGATAACAATTTGACAGGAGAAATACCTCCTTCAATTTGTAATTTGACTTCACTTGATATTCTTGATTTGTCTAAGAATTACTTTGGTGGAATTATTCCATCATGTCTTGGAAATTTTAGTTCGGGGATCAGTATCATAAACCTACAAAAGAATAACTTGAGTGGAAAAATCCCTGATTTTTGTGTTGAATTAAGTAGTTTGACAACTCTTGCTCTTAATGAGAACAAATTAGAAGGGTTATTGCCACGGTCCTTTGTTAATTGTACCGGGCTACGTTTTTTGAACCTAGCAAACAACACCTTGTACGATCTCTTTCCCTATCGGCTCAGTGTACTTCCAGTCCTGCAAGTTCTTATCTTACGCTCTAATAGATTTTATGGTCGCCTAGACTATTCCGTGGCTACCTCTATCTTTTTAAACTTGCAAATTCTTGATCTCTCTAAAAATGAGTTCACTGGCCCCTTTCCGAAAAAATTCTTCCAAAGTTTTAAACGTATGAAATTAGTTGCAGCTTCACAACCACGTCACATTGGAGGTGTGTATTGTGTAAGGGTATATTGTCGTCCAGGTGATGAAACATCCCACAACTACAAAAAATTTGTGAAAGTAACCATGAAAAGGTTGGAGATAGAGCTAGATCTGGACAAATCTTTAACTGATTTCACACTCATAGATTTTTCAAACAATCAATTCAATGGAAGAATCCCTGAGGCACTCGGTGAACTTCATGCTCTTTTAGTGCTCAACCTCTCACACAACAGCTTAAACGATACCCTACCACCGTCATTGGCAAATATGGCAGCACTTGAATCATTAGATCTGTCATCTAACAAGCTTGGTGGTAGAATTCCTTCCGAGTTGACGAAACTGACATTTCTGGCAGTGTTAAACTTGTCGCAAAACAACTTTTTTGGACCAATTCCTGTTGGATATCAATTCAATACTTTTGATATTGATTCCTATGCTGGCAACTTGGATTTGTGCGGCTTTCCACTATCAAAGAAATGTGGTAGTGAGGAGGAACGAAAGCCACAAACACCAAAGCTTGTGGAAGATGAAGATTCAGCAATACCCTTTATTTGGAAAGTTGTAATGATGGGGTATAGCTGCGGAGTAGTGTTGGGATTGAGTACGGGATACATAGTATTCACAACGGGAAGACCATGGTGGTTGGTTAGAATGGTTGAGAGAGACTGGCAGAGGAATTTTACAAGATGGGTTCGCAGGATTGGAATAAAAAGAAACTAG
- the LOC121207462 gene encoding receptor-like protein 9DC3, translating to MNRLHGNIPEVVGELSLLHALNLSHNNLTGPIPTSFGNLIGLELLDFSFNKLSGRIPSQLTNLTFLEVVRFQNNNLVGPIPHDKQFSTFENDPYIGNLGLCGLPLSKECNNDERPEAVQNEEGNGNGIAFIWKVAMMGLLPNHAETKPFEWLPKHTETKPFEWKSGASKKCQDPIREDIATQKCQDPIQNVIASLLISQT from the exons ATGAATCGATTACATGGAAATATTCCCGAGGTAGTTGGAGAGCTTAGCTTGCTTCATGCACTCAATCTCTCTCATAACAACCTAACTGGTCCTATCCCAACATCATTCGGGAATTTGATAGGACTTGAATTGTTAGATTTCTCATTTAACAAGTTGAGTGGTAGAATTCCTTCTCAATTGACAAATTTAACATTTCTTGAAGTGGTGAGGTTTCAAAACAATAATCTTGTAGGGCCAATCCCCCATGACAAGCAATTTAGTACATTTGAGAACGACCCTTATATAGGGAACTTGGGTTTGTGTGGATTACCATTGTCAAAGGAATGTAACAATGATGAAAGACCAGAAGCAGTGCAAAATGAAGAAGGTAATGGAAATGGAATAGCGTTTATTTGGAAAGTTGCGATGATGGG GTTGCTACCAAACCATGCTGAAACCAAACCTTTTGAGTGGCTGCCAAAACACACTGAGACTAAACCTTTTGAGTGGAAAAGTGGGGCTTCTAAAAAATGTCAGGATCCCATCCGTGAAGACATCGCAACTCAGAAATGTCAGGATCCCATCCAAAATGTCATCGCAAGTTTGCTGATTTCCCAGACTTGA